The following coding sequences are from one Ornithodoros turicata isolate Travis chromosome 1, ASM3712646v1, whole genome shotgun sequence window:
- the LOC135383643 gene encoding uncharacterized protein LOC135383643, which translates to MTKHHTTFSRREGSYTHILRQRREYYNKTVKEYLAKKKVFMYSTFSRMVKASQVKVSVVLQVVLPRFRVTGKYNFVSALLKIVQHHYTKTTQLTNCNNNTNYNNTKDRTLGISPSEVTPENELGLFNKVNEKPVVPSVKMKLKLGDKVRALLHRKYFQNSSEGRFSPSPTVVPLEDYQEVDEASN; encoded by the exons ATGACGAAGCATCATACGACTTTTTCGAGGAGGGAAGGTTCCTACACGCATATTTTGAGACAGAGGAGGGAAtactacaacaagaccgtcaaggagtacctggcaaaaaagaaagtcttcatgtattccaccttctctcgtATGGTGAAAGCTTCACAGGTAAAGGTGAGTGTGGTGCTGCAGGTCGTGCTCCCGCGTTTTCG AGTAACCGGGAAATACAACTTCGTTTCTGCACTTCTCAAGATCGTGCAACACCACTACACTAAAACAACACAACTAACTAACTGCAACAACAACACtaactacaacaacaccaaagaCAGAacgttgggcatcagcccgtccgaagtcactcccgaaaacgaattgggaCTGTTCAATAAAGTAAATgagaagcccgtcgtaccctccgtgaaaatgAAGCTGAAACtcggggataaagtgagggccCTACTGCACAGAAAATATTTTCAAAACAGCTCGGAAGGGAGATTTTCACCGTCCCCTACCGTCGTGCCTCTTGAAGATTACCAGGAAGTGGACGAAGCTTCCAATTAA